A part of Phoenix dactylifera cultivar Barhee BC4 chromosome 2, palm_55x_up_171113_PBpolish2nd_filt_p, whole genome shotgun sequence genomic DNA contains:
- the LOC103698063 gene encoding probable isoaspartyl peptidase/L-asparaginase 3 isoform X1: protein MALRNLSLLLLLLLLFESFSRHVCCQEMGPAEGQSFPVVVSTWPFVEAVRAAWRSVNDRGSPAVDAVVDGCTTCEELRCDGTVGPGGSPDENGETTLDALVMNGATMEVGAVAAMRYVKDGIKAAKLVMEYTQHTLLVGEKASVFAISMGLPGPTNLSSPESIEKWIKWKENSCQPNFRKNVIPAYDCGPYHFSNSASTALENTCRLSKNGIGEGNWSDGNNLSSLESNSKLINLHNHDTISMAVIDKMGHIAVGTSTNGATFKIPGRVGDGPIAGSSAYADDEVGACGATGDGDIMMRFLPCYQVVESMRRGMEPKDAAADAIARIARKYPHFVGAVFALNKIGTHAGACHGWTFQYSVRNPSMDDVEIFTVVP, encoded by the exons ATGGCTCTCAGAAATCTCtcgcttctcctcctcctcctcctcctctttgaaTCATTTTCTAGG CATGTTTGTtgtcaggaaatggggcctgcGGAGGGGCAGAGCTTCCCGGTGGTGGTTAGCACCTGGCCCTTCGTGGAGGCGGTGAGAGCCGCTTGGAGGTCGGTCAACGATCGTGGATCGCCGGCGGTCGATGCCGTGGTGGATGGCTGCACTACATGCGAGGAGCTGCGGTGTGACGGCACAG TTGGACCTGGTGGCAGTCCAGATGAGAATGGAGAAACTACATTAGATGCTCTAGTTATGAATGGG GCAACAATGGAGGTCGGAGCTGTGGCTGCTATGAGATATGTCAAGGATGGTATTAAAGCTGCGAAGTTAGTTATGGAATACACACAACATACTTTGCTTGTTGGAGAGAAGGCCTCAGTATTTGCTATTTCAATGGGTCTTCCAGGACCTACCAACCTCAGTTCACCAGAGTCCATTGAAAAATGGATTAAGTGGAAAGAGAACAGCTGCCAGCCTAACTTCCGGAAAAATGTCATTCCTGCATATGACTGTGGTCCTTATCATTTTAGTAATTCTGCATCAACGGCACTTGAGAACACTTGTAGACTTTCCAAGAATGGGATTGGTGAGGGGAACTGGTCTGATGGAAACAATCTCTCGAGTCTTGAGTCAAATTCCAAGTTGATAAATCTCCATAACCACGACACAATCTCCATGGCTGTAATTGATAAA ATGGGACATATAGCAGTTGGGACATCGACCAATGGTGCTACATTTAAAATCCCTGGCAG GGTGGGTGATGGCCCTATTGCAGGATCATCAGCATATGCTGATGATGAAGTTGGTGCTTGTGGTGCAACTGGAGATGGTGATATCATGATGCGCTTCCTTCCATG CTATCAAGTTGTGGAGAGCATGCGGCGTGGAATGGAACCTAAGGATGCTGCAGCTGATGCAATAGCAAGAATTGCCCGTAAATATCCACATTTTGTTGGAGCTGTTTTCGCCCTGAACAAGATTGGCACACATGCAGGAGCTTGTCATGGATGGACATTTCAGTACTCGGTGAGAAATCCCAGCATGGATGATGTGGAAATATTCACAGTGGTGCCTTAG
- the LOC103698063 gene encoding probable isoaspartyl peptidase/L-asparaginase 3 isoform X2 — protein MALRNLSLLLLLLLLFESFSREMGPAEGQSFPVVVSTWPFVEAVRAAWRSVNDRGSPAVDAVVDGCTTCEELRCDGTVGPGGSPDENGETTLDALVMNGATMEVGAVAAMRYVKDGIKAAKLVMEYTQHTLLVGEKASVFAISMGLPGPTNLSSPESIEKWIKWKENSCQPNFRKNVIPAYDCGPYHFSNSASTALENTCRLSKNGIGEGNWSDGNNLSSLESNSKLINLHNHDTISMAVIDKMGHIAVGTSTNGATFKIPGRVGDGPIAGSSAYADDEVGACGATGDGDIMMRFLPCYQVVESMRRGMEPKDAAADAIARIARKYPHFVGAVFALNKIGTHAGACHGWTFQYSVRNPSMDDVEIFTVVP, from the exons ATGGCTCTCAGAAATCTCtcgcttctcctcctcctcctcctcctctttgaaTCATTTTCTAGG gaaatggggcctgcGGAGGGGCAGAGCTTCCCGGTGGTGGTTAGCACCTGGCCCTTCGTGGAGGCGGTGAGAGCCGCTTGGAGGTCGGTCAACGATCGTGGATCGCCGGCGGTCGATGCCGTGGTGGATGGCTGCACTACATGCGAGGAGCTGCGGTGTGACGGCACAG TTGGACCTGGTGGCAGTCCAGATGAGAATGGAGAAACTACATTAGATGCTCTAGTTATGAATGGG GCAACAATGGAGGTCGGAGCTGTGGCTGCTATGAGATATGTCAAGGATGGTATTAAAGCTGCGAAGTTAGTTATGGAATACACACAACATACTTTGCTTGTTGGAGAGAAGGCCTCAGTATTTGCTATTTCAATGGGTCTTCCAGGACCTACCAACCTCAGTTCACCAGAGTCCATTGAAAAATGGATTAAGTGGAAAGAGAACAGCTGCCAGCCTAACTTCCGGAAAAATGTCATTCCTGCATATGACTGTGGTCCTTATCATTTTAGTAATTCTGCATCAACGGCACTTGAGAACACTTGTAGACTTTCCAAGAATGGGATTGGTGAGGGGAACTGGTCTGATGGAAACAATCTCTCGAGTCTTGAGTCAAATTCCAAGTTGATAAATCTCCATAACCACGACACAATCTCCATGGCTGTAATTGATAAA ATGGGACATATAGCAGTTGGGACATCGACCAATGGTGCTACATTTAAAATCCCTGGCAG GGTGGGTGATGGCCCTATTGCAGGATCATCAGCATATGCTGATGATGAAGTTGGTGCTTGTGGTGCAACTGGAGATGGTGATATCATGATGCGCTTCCTTCCATG CTATCAAGTTGTGGAGAGCATGCGGCGTGGAATGGAACCTAAGGATGCTGCAGCTGATGCAATAGCAAGAATTGCCCGTAAATATCCACATTTTGTTGGAGCTGTTTTCGCCCTGAACAAGATTGGCACACATGCAGGAGCTTGTCATGGATGGACATTTCAGTACTCGGTGAGAAATCCCAGCATGGATGATGTGGAAATATTCACAGTGGTGCCTTAG
- the LOC103698063 gene encoding probable isoaspartyl peptidase/L-asparaginase 3 isoform X3 yields MGPAEGQSFPVVVSTWPFVEAVRAAWRSVNDRGSPAVDAVVDGCTTCEELRCDGTVGPGGSPDENGETTLDALVMNGATMEVGAVAAMRYVKDGIKAAKLVMEYTQHTLLVGEKASVFAISMGLPGPTNLSSPESIEKWIKWKENSCQPNFRKNVIPAYDCGPYHFSNSASTALENTCRLSKNGIGEGNWSDGNNLSSLESNSKLINLHNHDTISMAVIDKMGHIAVGTSTNGATFKIPGRVGDGPIAGSSAYADDEVGACGATGDGDIMMRFLPCYQVVESMRRGMEPKDAAADAIARIARKYPHFVGAVFALNKIGTHAGACHGWTFQYSVRNPSMDDVEIFTVVP; encoded by the exons atggggcctgcGGAGGGGCAGAGCTTCCCGGTGGTGGTTAGCACCTGGCCCTTCGTGGAGGCGGTGAGAGCCGCTTGGAGGTCGGTCAACGATCGTGGATCGCCGGCGGTCGATGCCGTGGTGGATGGCTGCACTACATGCGAGGAGCTGCGGTGTGACGGCACAG TTGGACCTGGTGGCAGTCCAGATGAGAATGGAGAAACTACATTAGATGCTCTAGTTATGAATGGG GCAACAATGGAGGTCGGAGCTGTGGCTGCTATGAGATATGTCAAGGATGGTATTAAAGCTGCGAAGTTAGTTATGGAATACACACAACATACTTTGCTTGTTGGAGAGAAGGCCTCAGTATTTGCTATTTCAATGGGTCTTCCAGGACCTACCAACCTCAGTTCACCAGAGTCCATTGAAAAATGGATTAAGTGGAAAGAGAACAGCTGCCAGCCTAACTTCCGGAAAAATGTCATTCCTGCATATGACTGTGGTCCTTATCATTTTAGTAATTCTGCATCAACGGCACTTGAGAACACTTGTAGACTTTCCAAGAATGGGATTGGTGAGGGGAACTGGTCTGATGGAAACAATCTCTCGAGTCTTGAGTCAAATTCCAAGTTGATAAATCTCCATAACCACGACACAATCTCCATGGCTGTAATTGATAAA ATGGGACATATAGCAGTTGGGACATCGACCAATGGTGCTACATTTAAAATCCCTGGCAG GGTGGGTGATGGCCCTATTGCAGGATCATCAGCATATGCTGATGATGAAGTTGGTGCTTGTGGTGCAACTGGAGATGGTGATATCATGATGCGCTTCCTTCCATG CTATCAAGTTGTGGAGAGCATGCGGCGTGGAATGGAACCTAAGGATGCTGCAGCTGATGCAATAGCAAGAATTGCCCGTAAATATCCACATTTTGTTGGAGCTGTTTTCGCCCTGAACAAGATTGGCACACATGCAGGAGCTTGTCATGGATGGACATTTCAGTACTCGGTGAGAAATCCCAGCATGGATGATGTGGAAATATTCACAGTGGTGCCTTAG
- the LOC103698063 gene encoding probable isoaspartyl peptidase/L-asparaginase 3 isoform X4 — MEVGAVAAMRYVKDGIKAAKLVMEYTQHTLLVGEKASVFAISMGLPGPTNLSSPESIEKWIKWKENSCQPNFRKNVIPAYDCGPYHFSNSASTALENTCRLSKNGIGEGNWSDGNNLSSLESNSKLINLHNHDTISMAVIDKMGHIAVGTSTNGATFKIPGRVGDGPIAGSSAYADDEVGACGATGDGDIMMRFLPCYQVVESMRRGMEPKDAAADAIARIARKYPHFVGAVFALNKIGTHAGACHGWTFQYSVRNPSMDDVEIFTVVP, encoded by the exons ATGGAGGTCGGAGCTGTGGCTGCTATGAGATATGTCAAGGATGGTATTAAAGCTGCGAAGTTAGTTATGGAATACACACAACATACTTTGCTTGTTGGAGAGAAGGCCTCAGTATTTGCTATTTCAATGGGTCTTCCAGGACCTACCAACCTCAGTTCACCAGAGTCCATTGAAAAATGGATTAAGTGGAAAGAGAACAGCTGCCAGCCTAACTTCCGGAAAAATGTCATTCCTGCATATGACTGTGGTCCTTATCATTTTAGTAATTCTGCATCAACGGCACTTGAGAACACTTGTAGACTTTCCAAGAATGGGATTGGTGAGGGGAACTGGTCTGATGGAAACAATCTCTCGAGTCTTGAGTCAAATTCCAAGTTGATAAATCTCCATAACCACGACACAATCTCCATGGCTGTAATTGATAAA ATGGGACATATAGCAGTTGGGACATCGACCAATGGTGCTACATTTAAAATCCCTGGCAG GGTGGGTGATGGCCCTATTGCAGGATCATCAGCATATGCTGATGATGAAGTTGGTGCTTGTGGTGCAACTGGAGATGGTGATATCATGATGCGCTTCCTTCCATG CTATCAAGTTGTGGAGAGCATGCGGCGTGGAATGGAACCTAAGGATGCTGCAGCTGATGCAATAGCAAGAATTGCCCGTAAATATCCACATTTTGTTGGAGCTGTTTTCGCCCTGAACAAGATTGGCACACATGCAGGAGCTTGTCATGGATGGACATTTCAGTACTCGGTGAGAAATCCCAGCATGGATGATGTGGAAATATTCACAGTGGTGCCTTAG
- the LOC103698064 gene encoding transcription termination factor MTEF18, mitochondrial — protein sequence MISPCPPTLPHLLPLPLPLPGIWNGAKTLAVNGKTLHISLSPPPSPCAMRLLPFSFSSSSSSSSSSSKKPKISLFLILSRVLFCTLSIPKLKNLCYRHRARALLEAQRALTDYLHSTRSLPFSHADLIASNSPFSLSAFVSQVPFPPAASPADFPRTLRRFLSYRPVNEFEFFFESIGLPPTHPAVPSRALFLSDDPPLLAAVSALVRFAFPWTRLGLLYREQPSIFSTPPAVLLARLHALEARGLRRLCVIAVCLAFPSVLDRDADAGSDVDLLLDDLKRAFVDFDLAGCAVAGTTREDDGNVDVFLRICRRIRVFYELGSPKGRMGELIGRNRRVFLELDEAALAQKLSFFIRLDMKGEQAGTFLLQHPEILDFDLENPSIAMPEYMQCIGLTKEEVASLSRRFPYVMGKNKLSNLPGSLRAMELHECFLGKIVSEGNHQYLSADFASNTASLHDRKIESDFVNDLERLKSVKKEQFVDNKVEFLLGIGFGENKSTIRAASLINSTKDQLQERFDFLLEMGIGYSMLCRMISATPKLLNQSKESLHEKVNYLCNDLNYSLQYLNVFPAFLCFDLENRIRPRYKILNWLKEHGLLKKPFAPATVLANSEKRFMINLYSVHPAAPKQWLECFSSRSNTDGSQRNLFLPRPESRANC from the coding sequence ATGATATCCCCTTGTCCTCCTACTTTGCCCCATCTccttccccttccccttcccctCCCTGGCATTTGGAATGGGGCAAAAACCCTAGCAGTGAACGGTAAAACCCTTCACATCTCTTTGTCCCCTCCCCCCTCACCATGCGCCATgcgcctcctccccttctccttctcctcctcctcctcctcttcttcttcttccagtaAGAAACCGAAGATTTCATTGTTCCTCATCCTCTCGCGCGTCCTCTTCTGCACCCTCTCCATCCCCAAGCTCAAGAATCTCTGCTACCGCCACCGCGCGCGCGCCCTGCTGGAGGCCCAGCGCGCCCTGACCGACTACCTCCACTCGACCCgctccctccccttctcccacGCTGACCTCATCGCCTCcaactcccccttctccctctccgccTTCGTCTCCCAGGTACCATTCCCCCCCGCCGCCTCCCCCGCCGACTTCCCCCGCACCCTCCGCCGCTTCCTGTCGTACCGCCCCGTCAACGAGTTCGAGTTCTTCTTCGAGTCCATCGGCCTCCCCCCCACCCACCCCGCCGTTCCCTCCCGCGCCCTCTTCCTCTCCGACGACCCGCCTCTCCTCGCCGCCGTCTCCGCCCTCGTCCGCTTCGCCTTCCCCTGGACCCGCCTCGGCCTCCTCTACCGCGAGCAGCCCTCCATCTTCTCCACCCCCCCGGCGGTCCTCCTTGCCCGCCTCCACGCCCTCGAGGCCCGCGGCCTCCGTCGCCTCTGCGTCATCGCCGTCTGCCTCGCCTTCCCCTCCGTCCTCGACCGCGACGCCGACGCCGGCAGCGACGTCGACCTCCTGCTCGACGATTTGAAGCGCGCCTTCGTCGACTTCGATCTCGCCGGGTGCGCCGTTGCTGGCACAACACGCGAGGACGACGGCAATGTCGACGTCTTCCTTCGGATTTGCAGGAGGATCCGGGTCTTCTACGAGCTCGGCTCTCCGAAAGGTCGGATGGGAGAGCTGATTGGCAGGAATCGGAGGGTTTTTCTCGAGCTGGACGAGGCCGCATTGGCCCAAAAATTGAGTTTTTTCATCAGATTAGATATGAAGGGCGAGCAAGCCGGGACCTTTCTTCTGCAGCATCCTGAAATTTTGGATTTTGATCTGGAGAACCCGAGCATTGCCATGCCCGAGTATATGCAATGCATCGGCCTAACTAAAGAGGAAGTGGCTTCGCTGTCTCGGAGGTTCCCGTACGTGATGGGCAAGAATAAATTGAGCAATTTGCCGGGCTCACTGAGAGCTATGGAGCTCCACGAGTGCTTCCTTGGCAAGATCGTTTCAGAGGGGAATCACCAGTACCTCTCAGCGGATTTTGCTTCTAATACTGCCTCTTTGCACGATAGGAAGATTGAGAGTGATTTTGTGAACGATCTGGAAAGGTTAAAATCTGTGAAAAAGGAGCAGTTTGTGGACAATAAAGTGGAGTTCTTGCTTGGTATTGGTTTTGGTGAGAACAAGAGCACCATCAGAGCTGCCTCGTTGATAAACAGCACGAAAGATCAGCTGCAGGAGCGGTTCGACTTCCTTCTAGAGATGGGGATTGGGTACTCAATGCTTTGTAGAATGATAAGCGCGACTCCCAAATTGCTTAACCAGAGCAAGGAATCGCTCCATGAGAAGGTGAATTACCTATGTAATGACTTGAACTATTCTTTGCAGTACCTCAATGTCTTCCCAGCTTTTCTTTGCTTTGATCTGGAGAATAGGATCAGGCCCAGATATAAGATCCTTAATTGGCTTAAGGAGCATGGTTTGCTCAAGAAGCCTTTTGCCCCAGCTACTGTCCTTGCTAACTCCGAGAAGAGGTTCATGATCAACCTCTATAGCGTACACCCGGCAGCTCCTAAACAATGGTTGGAGTGTTTCTCTTCTAGAAGTAACACTGATGGTAGTCAGAGAAACTTATTTTTGCCTCGCCCAGAATCTCGAGCCAATTGTTGA
- the LOC103717288 gene encoding photosynthetic NDH subunit of subcomplex B 3, chloroplastic isoform X2 codes for MGALHCNPPGFSSVPLAPGFNHNTKSHKFLHPTKQLGLLRGKLHAIETATGNSGPEAAMPQEPPLIDFAFVGSRLLPDGTPDIHYRSACGGQKLRDIMLDSNIDLYGPYEKPLLNCGGVGTCATCIVEKPKTWRLACQTVVGKQDSRGQMIIQQLPEWKAHDWQKPGYVPEA; via the exons ATGGGAGCTCTTCACTGCAATCCTCCAGGGTTCTCTTCAGTCCCACTAGCCCCAGGTTTCAACCACAATACCAAATCCCATAAATTCCTTCACCCAACCAAACAGCTAGGCCTCCTTAGAGGAAAGCTTCATGCCATTGAAACAGCCACTGGAAACAGTGGACCTGAAGCTGCCATGCCCCAAGAACCCCCACTAATTGATTTCGCATTCGTCGGT TCGAGGCTGCTTCCCGATGGGACGCCGGACATACACTATCGGTCGGCATGCGGTGGCCAGAAGCTAAGGGATATAATGTTGGATTCTAACATTGATCTATATGGACCTTAT GAGAAACCGCTGCTGAATTGCGGGGGAGTTGGCACTTGTGCAACATGCATCGTGGAG AAACCGAAGACATGGAGATTGGCATGCCAAACTGTGGTCGGTAAACAAGATTCCAGAGGACAA ATGATCATCCAACAATTGCCCGAGTGGAAAGCTCATGATTGGCAAAAACCAGGATATGTTCCGGAGGCATAA
- the LOC103717288 gene encoding photosynthetic NDH subunit of subcomplex B 3, chloroplastic isoform X1, which translates to MGALHCNPPGFSSVPLAPGFNHNTKSHKFLHPTKQLGLLRGKLHAIETATGNSGPEAAMPQEPPLIDFAFVGSRLLPDGTPDIHYRSACGGQKLRDIMLDSNIDLYGPYEKPLLNCGGVGTCATCIVEVIEGKELLSPRTEKEKEKLRKKPKTWRLACQTVVGKQDSRGQMIIQQLPEWKAHDWQKPGYVPEA; encoded by the exons ATGGGAGCTCTTCACTGCAATCCTCCAGGGTTCTCTTCAGTCCCACTAGCCCCAGGTTTCAACCACAATACCAAATCCCATAAATTCCTTCACCCAACCAAACAGCTAGGCCTCCTTAGAGGAAAGCTTCATGCCATTGAAACAGCCACTGGAAACAGTGGACCTGAAGCTGCCATGCCCCAAGAACCCCCACTAATTGATTTCGCATTCGTCGGT TCGAGGCTGCTTCCCGATGGGACGCCGGACATACACTATCGGTCGGCATGCGGTGGCCAGAAGCTAAGGGATATAATGTTGGATTCTAACATTGATCTATATGGACCTTAT GAGAAACCGCTGCTGAATTGCGGGGGAGTTGGCACTTGTGCAACATGCATCGTGGAG GTGATTGAGGGTAAGGAATTACTAAGTCCACGCactgagaaagagaaggaaaaacttAGGAAG AAACCGAAGACATGGAGATTGGCATGCCAAACTGTGGTCGGTAAACAAGATTCCAGAGGACAA ATGATCATCCAACAATTGCCCGAGTGGAAAGCTCATGATTGGCAAAAACCAGGATATGTTCCGGAGGCATAA
- the LOC103717287 gene encoding derlin-1.2-like isoform X2, translated as MSTPGEYYRSLPPVTKAYGVFCLMTSAACRLHLLNARYILLFYDLVLKQFQVWRLVTNFFFLGPFSIYFGLRFLMLARYGVLLEKGAFKQRTADFLWMMIFGALSLLVIGLIPQFHFPYMGPSLVFMMLYVWSREVPDSQISIAGLVTIKGVYLPWAMLVLDLIFNNPLVPDILGILAGHLYYFLAVLYPLSGGKNILKTPLWVHKLVAYWGEGAQMNSPVQPNRHAGVAFRGRSYRLNR; from the exons ATGTCGACACCAGGAGA ATACTACAGATCTCTTCCACCCGTGACCAAGGCTTATGGAGTCTTCTGTCTGATGACCTCGGCAGCTTGTCGTCTCCACTTGCTCAATGCCCGCTATATTTTGTTATTCTATGATCTCGTTCTGAAACAATTTCAG GTTTGGAGGCTTGTAACgaacttcttcttccttggtccATTTTCCATATATTTCGGCTTACGCTTTCTGATGCT AGCAAGATACGGTGTTCTGCTGGAGAAGGGGGCATTTAAACAGAGGACTGCAGACTTCCTATGGATGATGATCTTTGGAGCATTGTCATTGCTG GTAATTGGCTTGATCCCGCAATTTCATTTTCCGTACATGGGTCCCTCCTTGGTGTTCATGATGCTCTATGTTTGGTCAAGGGAGGTTCCAGATTCACAGATCTCCATTGCAGGCTTAGTGACTATAAAG GGTGTCTATCTCCCATGGGCTATGCTTGTACTGGATTTAATCTTCAACAATCCCCTGGTACCAGATATCTTGGGAATCCTTGCTGGGCACTTGTACTACTTCCTTGCAGTTCTTTATCCTCTTTCTGGAGGGAAGAACATACTGAAGACTCCTCTATGGGT TCACAAGTTGGTTGCATATTGGGGCGAGGGAGCTCAGATGAACAGCCCGGTGCAGCCTAATCGGCATGCTGGCGTCGCATTTAGGGGAAGAAGCTACCGATTGAACAGATAG
- the LOC103717287 gene encoding derlin-1.2-like isoform X1, protein MGKELLYYLINTELKIIEHWRTFGSLTIFIGCHFRYYRSLPPVTKAYGVFCLMTSAACRLHLLNARYILLFYDLVLKQFQVWRLVTNFFFLGPFSIYFGLRFLMLARYGVLLEKGAFKQRTADFLWMMIFGALSLLVIGLIPQFHFPYMGPSLVFMMLYVWSREVPDSQISIAGLVTIKGVYLPWAMLVLDLIFNNPLVPDILGILAGHLYYFLAVLYPLSGGKNILKTPLWVHKLVAYWGEGAQMNSPVQPNRHAGVAFRGRSYRLNR, encoded by the exons ATGGGTAAAGAATTGTtgtattatttaataaatactGAATTAAAGATAATAGAGCACTGGAGAACCTTTGGCTCTCTTACCATTTTTATTGGATGCCATTTCAGATACTACAGATCTCTTCCACCCGTGACCAAGGCTTATGGAGTCTTCTGTCTGATGACCTCGGCAGCTTGTCGTCTCCACTTGCTCAATGCCCGCTATATTTTGTTATTCTATGATCTCGTTCTGAAACAATTTCAG GTTTGGAGGCTTGTAACgaacttcttcttccttggtccATTTTCCATATATTTCGGCTTACGCTTTCTGATGCT AGCAAGATACGGTGTTCTGCTGGAGAAGGGGGCATTTAAACAGAGGACTGCAGACTTCCTATGGATGATGATCTTTGGAGCATTGTCATTGCTG GTAATTGGCTTGATCCCGCAATTTCATTTTCCGTACATGGGTCCCTCCTTGGTGTTCATGATGCTCTATGTTTGGTCAAGGGAGGTTCCAGATTCACAGATCTCCATTGCAGGCTTAGTGACTATAAAG GGTGTCTATCTCCCATGGGCTATGCTTGTACTGGATTTAATCTTCAACAATCCCCTGGTACCAGATATCTTGGGAATCCTTGCTGGGCACTTGTACTACTTCCTTGCAGTTCTTTATCCTCTTTCTGGAGGGAAGAACATACTGAAGACTCCTCTATGGGT TCACAAGTTGGTTGCATATTGGGGCGAGGGAGCTCAGATGAACAGCCCGGTGCAGCCTAATCGGCATGCTGGCGTCGCATTTAGGGGAAGAAGCTACCGATTGAACAGATAG